A stretch of the Saccharolobus caldissimus genome encodes the following:
- a CDS encoding valine--tRNA ligase → MQLSFRNFINRMTLYLCKSTSQGGNLLLNQDEIVKKMEEWPKHYNPKEIEEKWQKIWLREDYWRDVFRFKEEDTKSPVFVIDTPPPFTSGELHMGHAYWVTIADTIGRFKRLEGYNVLLPQGWDTQGLPTELKVQYKLGIPKENRQLFLEKCIEWTEDMIKKMKDAMIRLGYRPEWERYEYRTYEPKYRRVVQKSLLDMYKMDLIEMREGPVIWCPKCETALAQSEVGYLEKEGILAYIKFPIKEGGEIIIATTRPELLAATQAVAVNPNDTRYINLIGKTAIVPIFNIEVKIIADDAVEKEFGTGAVMISTYGDPQDIKWQLKYNLPIKVIIDEKGRIINTNGILDGLSIEQAKRKMIEILEKNGYLVKVERIKHNVLSHTERSDCLSPVEFLVKKQIYIKVLKFKPKLLEEYKKMKFKPSRMSYYLEDWINSLEWDWNISRQRVYGTPLPFWFCNNGHLIPAREEDLPVDPVKTKPPVDRCPKCGLPLKPVTDVADVWIDSSVTVLYLTKFYENSQFFSKTFPTSLRLQGTDIIRTWLFYTFFRTLILTNNIPFTNVLINGQVLGPDGTRMSKSKGNVVSPMDRINEFGADAIRMALLDASIGDDFPFKWDTVKGKKMLLQKLWNASRLVYPFIAKTKIEKPEKIHIIDQWILHEHKKFVNKVITAYKNYDFYIVIQELYNYFWEIVADEYLEMIKHRLFENDISAKYTVQRIIRDIIVLLHPIAPHITEEIYHRLFGYKKSILLEELPKVDDIQEDPRVEEIGSSIKKFNSMVRSEKIKNRLSMNTPVYVKLYASKKFIENIKIVEDDLKKTLKIVNLETIESNEEKVEINKANNQPMGV, encoded by the coding sequence TTGCAACTTTCATTCCGAAATTTTATAAATCGTATGACTTTATATTTATGTAAAAGCACATCACAAGGTGGTAACTTATTGTTAAATCAAGATGAAATAGTTAAGAAAATGGAGGAATGGCCTAAACATTATAATCCTAAAGAAATAGAAGAGAAGTGGCAAAAAATATGGTTAAGAGAGGACTATTGGAGAGATGTATTCAGATTTAAAGAAGAAGACACAAAATCTCCTGTATTTGTCATAGATACGCCGCCTCCGTTTACTAGTGGAGAACTTCACATGGGACATGCTTATTGGGTAACAATAGCCGATACAATAGGTAGATTTAAGAGATTAGAAGGTTATAATGTACTATTACCGCAAGGATGGGATACACAAGGCCTCCCTACAGAATTAAAAGTTCAATATAAATTGGGCATTCCAAAAGAAAATAGACAATTATTTCTAGAAAAATGTATAGAATGGACAGAAGATATGATAAAGAAAATGAAGGATGCTATGATTAGATTAGGTTATAGACCAGAATGGGAAAGATATGAATATAGAACATATGAACCAAAATATAGAAGAGTTGTACAAAAAAGTCTATTGGATATGTACAAGATGGACTTAATAGAGATGAGAGAAGGGCCTGTGATATGGTGTCCTAAATGCGAAACAGCATTAGCTCAAAGTGAAGTTGGTTATCTTGAAAAAGAGGGAATATTAGCCTATATAAAGTTCCCTATAAAGGAAGGAGGAGAGATAATAATCGCAACTACAAGGCCAGAATTATTAGCTGCTACTCAAGCTGTAGCGGTTAATCCAAATGATACAAGGTATATTAACCTCATAGGGAAAACTGCAATAGTACCAATATTTAATATTGAAGTTAAAATCATTGCAGATGATGCTGTAGAAAAGGAATTTGGAACAGGCGCAGTAATGATAAGCACTTATGGAGATCCGCAAGATATAAAATGGCAATTAAAATATAATTTACCAATTAAAGTTATAATTGATGAAAAGGGAAGAATTATAAATACAAATGGTATACTTGATGGATTAAGCATAGAACAAGCTAAAAGGAAAATGATTGAAATTTTAGAGAAAAATGGATATTTAGTTAAGGTAGAACGTATAAAACATAACGTACTTTCCCATACTGAGAGAAGCGATTGTTTATCACCAGTAGAATTTTTAGTTAAAAAACAGATATATATAAAAGTATTGAAATTCAAACCTAAATTACTAGAGGAATATAAGAAAATGAAATTCAAACCTAGTAGAATGTCGTATTATCTTGAAGATTGGATTAATAGTTTAGAATGGGATTGGAATATCAGTAGACAGAGAGTATATGGGACACCATTACCCTTCTGGTTCTGCAATAATGGACATTTAATACCAGCAAGGGAAGAGGATTTACCAGTAGACCCAGTAAAAACTAAGCCGCCAGTAGATAGATGTCCTAAGTGTGGCTTACCTCTAAAACCCGTTACTGATGTAGCAGATGTATGGATAGACTCTAGCGTAACTGTACTTTACTTGACAAAGTTCTATGAAAATAGTCAATTTTTCAGTAAAACATTTCCAACTTCATTAAGATTACAAGGAACTGATATTATTAGAACTTGGCTATTTTATACTTTCTTTAGAACATTAATACTAACTAATAATATACCATTTACTAACGTGTTAATTAATGGTCAGGTATTAGGCCCAGATGGAACAAGAATGAGTAAAAGTAAGGGAAATGTAGTATCACCAATGGATAGAATTAACGAATTTGGAGCAGATGCTATTAGAATGGCTTTATTAGATGCTAGCATAGGTGATGATTTTCCATTTAAATGGGATACAGTTAAAGGTAAGAAAATGTTATTACAGAAATTATGGAATGCAAGCAGATTAGTATATCCTTTCATAGCTAAAACAAAGATAGAGAAGCCAGAGAAAATACATATAATAGATCAATGGATATTACACGAACATAAAAAATTTGTAAATAAAGTAATTACTGCATATAAAAATTATGATTTCTATATAGTAATTCAAGAATTATATAACTATTTCTGGGAAATAGTAGCAGATGAGTACTTAGAAATGATAAAACATAGACTATTTGAAAACGACATCTCGGCTAAATACACGGTTCAAAGAATAATAAGAGATATAATTGTATTGCTACATCCTATAGCACCGCATATAACTGAAGAAATATATCATAGACTATTTGGTTATAAGAAAAGTATATTATTAGAGGAATTACCGAAAGTTGATGATATTCAAGAAGATCCAAGGGTAGAAGAAATAGGAAGTAGTATAAAGAAATTCAACTCAATGGTAAGATCAGAGAAAATAAAGAATAGATTATCAATGAATACTCCAGTTTATGTAAAATTATATGCTAGCAAAAAATTTATTGAGAATATTAAAATCGTAGAAGATGATCTAAAGAAGACATTAAAAATAGTAAATTTAGAAACTATAGAATCAAATGAAGAAAAAGTAGAAATAAATAAAGCCAATAATCAGCCCATGGGAGTTTAA